Part of the Paenarthrobacter sp. JL.01a genome is shown below.
TCCGACGCCGGTGCGGAGGACGGTGCCGCCGCCCTCGACGCCGCCGCTGCTGCACAGGCCGACTGGGCCCGTACGGCCCCGCGCGAACGCGGTGAAATCCTGCGCCGCGCCTTCGAGCTCGTCACTGAACGTGCCGAGGACTTCGCGCTTCTCATGACCCTGGAGATGGGCAAGCCGCTGGCCGAAGCCCGCGGCGAAGTGACCTACGGTGCTGAGTTCCTTCGCTGGTTCTCCGAAGAAGCTGTGCGCGTGTCCGGCCGCTACTCCGCAGCCCCTGACGGCAAGAACCGCCTGCTCGTTCAGAAGAAGCCGGTTGGCCCTTGCCTGCTGATCACCCCCTGGAACTTCCCGCTGGCCATGGCAACCCGCAAGGTTGCTCCGGCTGTCGCCGCCGGTTGCACCATGGTCCTCAAGCCTGCCAACCTCACCCCGCTGACCAGCCTGCTCTTCGCACAGGTCATGCAGGAAGCCGGTCTTCCCGCCGGTGTCCTGAACGTTATCCAGACCTCGACGGCCGGCGCTGTTACGGGCCCGTTGATCAAGGACGACCGCCTCCGCAAGATCTCCTTCACCGGCTCCACCCCGGTGGGCCAGGCCCTCATCCGTGAAGCTGCGGACAAGGTCCTGCGTACATCCATGGAACTGGGCGGCAACGCACCGTTCGTTGTTTTCGAAGACGCCGACCTGGACAAGGCCGTTGAGGGCGCCCTCGCAGCCAAGATGCGCAACATGGGCGAGGCCTGCACGGCTGCCAACCGCTTCATTGTGCACGAGTCCATTGCAGACGCTTTCGCCGAGAAGTTTGCCGCCAAGATCGGTTCGCTCACCACCGCCCGCGGCACCGAGCCCGAGTCCAAGGTCGGCCCGTTGATCGACGGCAAGGCGCGCGACGGCGTTCACGCCCTGGTCAGCGAGGCCGTCGAAGGTGGCGCCGAGGCAGTCACCGGTGGTGCCGCCGTCGACGGTCCCGGTTACTTCTACAAGCCCACCGTGCTGAAGAACGTTGCCGAGGACGCCCGCATCCTCAAGGAAGAGATCTTTGGACCGGTAGCCCCGATCATCACCTTCTCTTCCGAAGAGGACGCCGTCCGTCTGGCCAACAACACCGAGTACGGCCTGGTGGCCTACGTGTTCACCAAGGACCTGAACCGCGGCCTTCGCATCAGCGAGAAGCTGGAGACCGGCATGCTGGGCCTGAACGCGGGTGTCATCTCCAACGCTGCTGCCCCGTTCGGTGGCGTCAAGCAGTCGGGCCTCGGCCGCGAAGGCGGCTCCGAAGGCATCGAAGAGTACCTCTACACCCAGTACGTAGGTATCGCGGACCCGTACGCCGACTAGGCTGCGCAGGATCCCGTCCGCCGCTCTCGCAACAAGAACGGTTGACACCAAAGGGCACGGCCCGGAACCACAAGTTCCAGGCCGTGCCCTTTGCCGTTGGCGCTGATGGGCGTCGCGGGTACCACGGCCTCAGCGACGCTGGGGAAGGACCCCACGTACAGAGCGCCATCCGCGGACGGCCACCCACCACACGGCTTTGCCCAAGCTGCGCAATGCCCGGAACGGCGCGCCAAGCGACCGCCGCCAGCGGCGCATCATCGACGGCGGCAGCCAGTCCGCGCGGAAGCGCACCAACCAGCGGGCATTGTTCCGTAACGACTCACGTACGACGGCGATGCGGGGCGACGCAGGCGGGGCCGCCACCGTTAGCCGGCCATAGCGCAGCCGTTCGAAGTCCGCGGTAAGGGACGCGACTGCCGTGTGCGCGGCGTCGTCGAGTCCTCCCGACTCTCCCAGGGCCGCACTGGAACGGAGCCTCGCGGAGAAGTGCCGTGGTGTCTCGCTGGGCGTCGAGGATATGCCGTAGTCGGTGGCAAGGTCCTGCAGCTCGGCCCACGCCAAGTCCGGTCCGGGGTCCTTGTACCCTGGCGGCAGTTCACCTGTGTAATCCCGGGGTTTGCTGTTCAGCCGCCGACGCCTGAGAACGGTCCTGCTGAGCCTGGGGGAGCCCAGGAAGCCGAGCAGGAGCACCACACCGGCCGTGACGGCACCGATCACAGGGAGTGGGTTGACGTTGCGCGGGCCGGCTGCCGGCGCCCCAGCCTCGGGGACGGGGAGCGGGGCCGTAGCCACCGGGGCGGGGGTGGTCAGGGGTTCCTTCTCGTCGGTATTGGTGCTGAGGTTGCCGGGGACGGAGCTTTCCGCGGCGTATTCAGGGACAACGCCACGGGACGGGGTAGGTTCAAACGGGACCCAGCCGAGGCCTTCGAAATAGAGTTCCGGCCAGGCGTGTGCGTCCCGGGCGTCAACCTCGTACTCGGGGAACGAGCCCTGCCCCACCAAAGCAACAGATTCACCGGTCAAGCGTCCGGGCGCGTAGCCAACTGCGATGCGGCTTGGAATGCCTTCTGCCCGTGCCATGACCGCCATGGCTGAGGAGAAGTGGACGCAATAGCCGCTCTTGACCGCCAGGAAATCGGCCAGGACAGAGAGGCCGTTTCCGTCGTAGCCATTTTGTACTGGGGCCTGCAAGGAATAGGTGAACGCGCCCGACCGCAGGTACTTCTGTATGGCCAGCGCTTTGGCGTAATTGTTGTTTCCTGCCGGCGTCGTGACCGAATCCGCTGTTTGCCGCACGATGTCGGGCAGGTTGGCGGGGATCCTGAGGAAGTCCTCGGAGATGGACCGCGGCGGCGACGTGGCTTGGGACAGGGCTGCCGCGGTGACCTTCGGCGCGGCGGAGAAGACCACGTAGCGTTGGGCGCGCGTTGTGGTCTCGGTGCTCATGATGCTCAGCGTGTTCGGATCCCAGGTCCACCGTCCGTTGAGGCCGTTAACCGAGGCCGGGGCGAAGGGGGCGGGGAGGTAGGGACTGGTGAACAGGCCGGCATTGACCGACGTCACGGCGTTGACCACCTGGCCCTGGACCGCGTAACCGGTCTCAATCCTGTCCGCCCCGGGACGGCGCTCGGCCATACGGTCATTGGGTGCCCAGGTTTCGCCGTCGAAGTTGTCGATCGTGACGGACCTCAGATACAGAGGCGTCGTGGCGCTTGTTGCGTAGGTGATCCGGCCGGATCCTGTCGGGCTTCGAAGGCTGTTGCCCAAGGTGATCATCGGGTTGAGCCCGTTGGCGGTGCCCCAGGGACTCAGCCGCGAACCCTGGGGGAAGGTGCCCGTTTCGAATCCGGGGATGGCAAGGGGCACCACCATCGTCAGGGCAAGCGCCAGCCCACCGGTGACCAACGAGCGCCTGAATTGTCCGGGGCCCCGGCCCGTTCCCGACTGCAGGCGGGCATCAGGGGCGAACCAGTGGCTGCATCCGAGAATCAGCAGATAGCCCACCGCTGCGCCGAGGAACCCGGCAATCCCCACGCTTTGGGGTTTGATGGTTGCCGGAACCACCATGATGGCCAGGATCCCGATGCCGCTGGCGGCTGGCATCGAAAGAGGCACCGCCAACGCGTCGATGAGGATGACCAGCAGTCCAAGGCAGGCGCACATGACGAAAACGATCCCGGCGTTTGGCGCGACCGGCGCACTCTCGGAGACTACGGTCTCCGCGGCCCGCTTGATATGGCGCCCGACGGCGGTGAAAGTTGCCGGCGTGGGGATGAAACCGGCCAGGCTCTCCTGGCGGCAGAACGTGAAGCTGAGAATGGCCGCCAACGATACAAAGGACCCGAGAGTGGCCAGCAACGGCTGCGCGCGGAGGGACCGGAGGGCCGCCAGGGTCACGGAGACCACCACCACCGTGGTGATCAACGGCATGAACCAGGCCCAGCCCCTGAAGACGCCATTGAGCGACAGAGAGGCACCCAGGACTGCCATGGCGATGGAACCGGCCATGATCCAGGGGTAGGCACCGGGGCCGGCGCGGCGCGGCCGGGGTGCGGCAGCTCGGTCACGGCCAGGCATTCCGCCGGCAGGACTGGACGGCGGGCTGCCGCGGTGGGATGTTGTTGTCATCGCGGCACCGCCGCTCCACGCCGGACGTCCATGGCAGCACCGGCGGCCGCGACGATCCCGCCTTCATCGAACGCGGACCAGGCGGAGGCCAACTGGGACTTGGCTGTCACGGGGGCGACCCTCCAGCCGGCGCGCCGCAGGATCTCCAGGGTGTCCTCATTGCTTCGCGACGGGTCGCCGATGACCAGGGCGAAGGCGTTGGCTCCGTACGCTGCTGCGGGAGCCAGCGCCCTGGCCTCTGCGGGCGACAGGGTGCCCAGCAAGGCCAGGAGCGGTCCACGCAAACGGTGTGCCGCCAGCTTGTCCATGAGTCGGTCATCGAAGACCGAGTCCGGAGCCTCGGTGAACGCCTGGCCCGTCCGGGCTTCGAGGTGACCGGCCCTGCGGTGATCGGAACCGGAGTGGTCAGCCCGGTGATGCTCCGCGCGGGCGTGCCTGGGACCGCTGAGCTCAATGGCCGCCAAGCCCTCCGCAATGGCCTGCAGGCCACCTGCACCGGAGAACTCCTCAGCGTCCGGATCCGGCGCTGAGCGGGAACGAAGGAAAGCCGGAGCGCCGAAGGCATCAAGGACCCGCAAGGAATAGTTCCTCTCCGACAGATGCGCAGCCACGGACATTGCCGCCGTCACGATCCATTCAAAATCAGGGCTCGTCACCAGGTCCGAGTCTTCATCATGGGCACCGAAGACAGACCCCGCGCCAGTGGCGAACGCTGAAAAGCGCTGATCCAGGATGAGGGTGGCCTCGGGAGTGGTCACGGACTCCTCCTGGCGGACCATGAGCTGTCCGTGACGTGCCGTGGCCGCCCAGTGCACCCGGCGCATGGGGTCCCCGTGACGGTATTCACGGGTCATGATGTCGTCATCGCTGGGGTTGGCGCGGATGCGCGTCGCCGTCACGCCGTCGTTGCCGCGGGCACCGGCCAGGCCGGTGACCGGAAGTTCGACGGCGGCCGGCGTCACGGTGAGGAGGTCGCCGTCGTCGATGGCATGGCGCCTTAAGGAAAGGCCGAACGGATCGCTGAACTCGGCGGTCACCGGACCGATCCGGAACTGTCCGCGTTTACCCGAGCGAAGATGGTATTCGTAGCGGCTGGTACCGCCCGAAGCGGAGCGGGCCGGGAAACGGAAAGCGGGAGGCTCGCCAAAACGGGGCGGTAACTGCTCCTCCATGATGACGTGCCCGGTGGAATAGTTCGTCCGCGCAACCGCAAGGCGGACAGTGGTGGTGCTGGAGGTTTCCACAGTGGAGGGATTGAACTCCCGGTACACCTGGAACTTGGGTTTAAGCACCCGGACACCGGCAAGGGCAACCAAGGGGAGCAGGAGCAGCAGGACAGCCAGGGAGAGCAAATCACGCCGGCCCATGACATAGGCGGAGCCCAGGGAAATCGCGCCCGCGGCCAAAAGGCCCCAGCCCCGCGTAGTGAACAGGTGCTTGGGAAGCCGGTCCATGAGTGCCATCGCGATGCCTCCTAAACGGCGTGGCGGTCCCTGCGCCACGCGCCCGGCGGTTCCTGGGCAACCGGAAGGGATGCCAGGATTCCGCGCAGGACGGTTTGGGGAGTGTCGCCGGAACTGGCCGCCTTCCGGTCCAGGATGATCCGGTGGGCGAGCACGGACTCCGCAACATCCACCACGTCATCCGGAAGGACAAAATCGCGGCCATCCAAGGCAGCTGTGGCCTTTGCAGCACGCAACAGTTGCAGGAGCGACCGGGGACTGGCGCCGAGACGAAGGCGGGCGCTGTCGCGGGTGGCCCTCCCGATGGCCACCGTGTATTCCTTGATGGCGGTGGACACGTGGACCTGCTGGACCGTAGCAATCATGGCGGCGACATCACCGGCCGTGACCACCGGTGTCACCTTGACCAGGGGAGAGGCAGCCTGATGGGTCTCGAGCATCTCGATTTCAGCGTCCTTGTCCGGATAGCCCATCGAGATCCTGGCCATGAAGCGGTCGCGCTGGGCCTCAGGCAGCGGGTAGGTGCCCTCCATCTCGATCGGATTCTGAGTGGCCACCACCATGAACGGGGAGCCCAGCTGATAGGAATGGCCATCTACAGTCACCTGGTGCTCTTCCATGCATTCCAGCAGGGCAGACTGGGTTTTGGCCGACGCGCGGTTGATTTCATCGCCGATGACGATGTTCGCAAATACGGCTCCCGGACGGAATTCAAACTGCCTGGATGACTGGTTGTAGATCGAAACGCCCGTGACATCCGAAGGCAGAAGGTCGGGGGTGAACTGGATGCGGGACACCGTGCAGTCCACAGTCCGGGCCAGCGTCTTGGCCAGCAGGGTCTTCCCGACCCCCGGCACATCCTCCAGCAACAAATGGCCCTGCGCCAGCAGGACCGTCAGCGCCAGCTTGGCTGCATCGGCTTTTCCGTCAATGACTTTGTTGATCGAACCCAGGATGCGCTCGCTGGCATCGTGGAACCTGTCCTTATCCATGACCTGCGGCCGGTGCCCGTTCAATCCTGCGCCTTCCCGGCTGTCCCGGGGCAGCGAACTGTACGCCCCGTCCTGGAGGGGCGAAGATTCAACGGTGACTTGTCGCTTGGACTCCATGGATTGCCCTTCAGCCTTGGCCGCGGCACCGCCGGTGCTGGCCGCTTGTCCGTTCCAGACTACCCAGACTTTGGCCGTCCCTGACATAGTGCTTCCGGAATTTATGTGCCAACTGGAATTTATCGGGCGCAACAGGGGGACCGCAGTCCGATTAAGGTGGGAGCATGTGCGATTCCCTTGCTCCCGTCCCGTACCGTGCGTCACAGGACGCCGAAGAAAAGCCGGATCCCCGGCGGGAGTACCCGCCCGCCCCGGAGCCCTTGCCGGTGCCGGTGATGGACAACCACACGCACTTGGACTTCAGGCAGGGTCTGCTTGAGGTGTCGGTCCGGGACGCGATGGACTCGGCCGAGGCCGTGGGCGTGCAAGGAGCCGTCCAGGTTGGTTGCGACCTGGAGTCCTCGCGTTTCACCGTCCAGGCCGTCGAGGCGGACCCCCGCCTGCTGGGGGCTGTGGCAATCCACCCCAACGATGCGCCCGTGTACGCGGGCCGTGGTGAGTTGGAGTCGGCGCTCTCGGAGATCGAGGACCTCGCAGCCCACCCCCGGGTCCGCGCGATCGGTGAGACGGGCCTGGATTTTTTCCGCACCCACGGGGAAGGGCTGACCCATCAGCGCTACTCATTCCGGCGACACATCGACATCGCCAAGCGGCTGGGGCTGACCTTGCAGATCCACGACCGCGATGCCCACGACGACGTGGTCCAGGTACTCCGGGAAGAAGGAGCCCCGGAACGTGTGGTGTTCCACTGCTTCTCCGGTGATGAGGAACTGGCCCGGATCTGCAACGACAACGGCTGGTACATGTCGTTCGCGGGTACCATGACGTTCAAGAATGCCGGAAACCTGCGCTCAGCTTTGGCCATCGCCGAACCGAGCCGGATCCTGGTGGAGACCGACTCCCCGTTCCTCACCCCACACCCATATCGAGGACGCCCCAACGCGAGCTACATGGTTCCTTACACCGTCCGCTCCATGGCGGAAGTGACAGAAAATGACTTGGCGGAGCTCTGTTCGCGCTTGGCCGAAAACACGCTGGAAGCCTACGGTTCCTGGGCCTGATCGGGCCTTTTTGTCCTGCAGAAGCGACCCGCTTGTGGATACCGGGTATGCAGAAGTCTTGGCCCGTTTATAACAGATCGGTTACTGTGTTAAACAAGTAGCCGGGGTCGGGGAAGGCCTTCGGACAACTGGCCCGGTTGATTCCGGGCCCATCAGTTGAATGGTTTTGGCGGCGCAGATGCCGGCAGCAAGAGCGGGACCAGGCAGTTTTGCCTGGCCCCTCGGTTTTGCGGCTGGCATTATTTCTGTGCTTTTCCCCGTGCCCGGATGGTCTGAGAGTTATGGGCAATCGTGATCAAGTTCTTCACTACGGATGGCAAGTTCAGCTTCCTTAAAGTCGGTGCCCAGTTGCTGGTAGTTACAGCGCTGGTGGTCGGTGTGGTTGCCTTCGTCGGCAACAACAAGACAGTCACCCTCAACGTTGACGGAAAAGTGAGCTCCATCCAGACCTTCGGCGGCACTGTTGACGAAGTAGTCAGGGCAGCCAAGGTCGAGTTGAAGGACGCAGACCGCGTGTCGCCGGCACTGGACGCACGGGTAGACAATGGCTCCGTGGTGAACATCAACCTCGCAAAAGCCGTGTCCATCGAGTTGGACGGTGCCCGCAAGACGGTCAACACCACCGCCTCCGACGTCGCCGGACTGGTCAGTGAACTGGGCGTGGCAAGTTCCTCGCAGGTCTCCCAGCCGAAGGAAGCCGCCCTGGAAGTCACGGGGTCCTTCGTCTCGATCTCGACCCCCAAGACCATCAGCGTGGTAGCTGACGGCAAGAGCACCAGCACCACCACGACGGCGGCCGACGTCGCCAGCGTGTTGAAGGACGCCGGCATCACCGTCGGCGCCAACGACCGCCTGTCCCAGCCGGGTAACGCCCCGGTCATCCAGGACATGGTGATCAAGGTTTCCCGAGTAGACACCAGCAAGACCGCAGAGGCCACTGAAGAAGTGCCCTTCGACAGCGTCAAAACTGAAAGCGCCGATCTTTTCAAGGGCGAAGAAAAGGTAACGCAGGCAGGCGTCGCCGGTTCCCTGGTAAAGACGTTCAAGCTGGTTCTCGTCGATGGCCGCGAAGCGTCCCGCACGCTGGTCTCCAGCAACGTAGCCACCCCGCCCGTCGCCGAAAAGATCGCCGTCGGCACCAAGGCCCGTCCCGCCGCAGCTCCGGCAGCCGCTGCTGCTGCAGCCCCCGTGGCCAGCGGACCCACCGGTGCCCCCAACGAAGCCATGTGGGACAGGATCGCCCAGTGCGAGTCCGGCGGAAACTGGGCCATCAACACCGGCAACGGCTACTACGGTGGTCTCCAGTTCTCCGGTCCCACCTGGCTTGCCAACGGCGGTGGCGCCTATGCTCCCACGGCCAACCTCGCCACCAAGGCCCAGCAGATCGAAATCGCCAACCGCCTGTACGCCAAGAACGGACTCAGCGACTGGGGCTGCGCCCACGCAGCGTGACCCCGGACAGGCGATACGATACCTAGGTGACTGAACCGAATTCCGAACCCGCCGCCGTCGCGCCTTTGCTGGGCGCCACAGACATCCGACGGCTCGCCGAAGAAATCGGTGTACGCCCCACCAAAACACTGGGGCAGAACTTTGTGATCGATGGCAACACCATCCGGAGGATCGTCTCGGCGGCGGGCATTGACGCCGGCGAGACGGTCCTTGAGGTAGGACCCGGGCTGGGTTCCCTGACACTGGGACTCCTGGATGCCGCAAAGACTGTTGTGGCGGTGGAGATCGACCCCGTTCTGGCTGAAAAGCTGCCCGAGACGGTCCGCGCCTGGCGGCCCGAAGCCCAGGACAACTTCCACCTGGTGCTCTCCGACGCCATG
Proteins encoded:
- a CDS encoding NAD-dependent succinate-semialdehyde dehydrogenase, producing the protein MTVTVERESELLASVPTGLLINGQWRPAGSGKTFDVEDPATGKVLLSISDAGAEDGAAALDAAAAAQADWARTAPRERGEILRRAFELVTERAEDFALLMTLEMGKPLAEARGEVTYGAEFLRWFSEEAVRVSGRYSAAPDGKNRLLVQKKPVGPCLLITPWNFPLAMATRKVAPAVAAGCTMVLKPANLTPLTSLLFAQVMQEAGLPAGVLNVIQTSTAGAVTGPLIKDDRLRKISFTGSTPVGQALIREAADKVLRTSMELGGNAPFVVFEDADLDKAVEGALAAKMRNMGEACTAANRFIVHESIADAFAEKFAAKIGSLTTARGTEPESKVGPLIDGKARDGVHALVSEAVEGGAEAVTGGAAVDGPGYFYKPTVLKNVAEDARILKEEIFGPVAPIITFSSEEDAVRLANNTEYGLVAYVFTKDLNRGLRISEKLETGMLGLNAGVISNAAAPFGGVKQSGLGREGGSEGIEEYLYTQYVGIADPYAD
- a CDS encoding DUF3488 and DUF4129 domain-containing transglutaminase family protein, translated to MTTTSHRGSPPSSPAGGMPGRDRAAAPRPRRAGPGAYPWIMAGSIAMAVLGASLSLNGVFRGWAWFMPLITTVVVVSVTLAALRSLRAQPLLATLGSFVSLAAILSFTFCRQESLAGFIPTPATFTAVGRHIKRAAETVVSESAPVAPNAGIVFVMCACLGLLVILIDALAVPLSMPAASGIGILAIMVVPATIKPQSVGIAGFLGAAVGYLLILGCSHWFAPDARLQSGTGRGPGQFRRSLVTGGLALALTMVVPLAIPGFETGTFPQGSRLSPWGTANGLNPMITLGNSLRSPTGSGRITYATSATTPLYLRSVTIDNFDGETWAPNDRMAERRPGADRIETGYAVQGQVVNAVTSVNAGLFTSPYLPAPFAPASVNGLNGRWTWDPNTLSIMSTETTTRAQRYVVFSAAPKVTAAALSQATSPPRSISEDFLRIPANLPDIVRQTADSVTTPAGNNNYAKALAIQKYLRSGAFTYSLQAPVQNGYDGNGLSVLADFLAVKSGYCVHFSSAMAVMARAEGIPSRIAVGYAPGRLTGESVALVGQGSFPEYEVDARDAHAWPELYFEGLGWVPFEPTPSRGVVPEYAAESSVPGNLSTNTDEKEPLTTPAPVATAPLPVPEAGAPAAGPRNVNPLPVIGAVTAGVVLLLGFLGSPRLSRTVLRRRRLNSKPRDYTGELPPGYKDPGPDLAWAELQDLATDYGISSTPSETPRHFSARLRSSAALGESGGLDDAAHTAVASLTADFERLRYGRLTVAAPPASPRIAVVRESLRNNARWLVRFRADWLPPSMMRRWRRSLGAPFRALRSLGKAVWWVAVRGWRSVRGVLPQRR
- a CDS encoding DUF58 domain-containing protein, with translation MALMDRLPKHLFTTRGWGLLAAGAISLGSAYVMGRRDLLSLAVLLLLLPLVALAGVRVLKPKFQVYREFNPSTVETSSTTTVRLAVARTNYSTGHVIMEEQLPPRFGEPPAFRFPARSASGGTSRYEYHLRSGKRGQFRIGPVTAEFSDPFGLSLRRHAIDDGDLLTVTPAAVELPVTGLAGARGNDGVTATRIRANPSDDDIMTREYRHGDPMRRVHWAATARHGQLMVRQEESVTTPEATLILDQRFSAFATGAGSVFGAHDEDSDLVTSPDFEWIVTAAMSVAAHLSERNYSLRVLDAFGAPAFLRSRSAPDPDAEEFSGAGGLQAIAEGLAAIELSGPRHARAEHHRADHSGSDHRRAGHLEARTGQAFTEAPDSVFDDRLMDKLAAHRLRGPLLALLGTLSPAEARALAPAAAYGANAFALVIGDPSRSNEDTLEILRRAGWRVAPVTAKSQLASAWSAFDEGGIVAAAGAAMDVRRGAAVPR
- a CDS encoding AAA family ATPase, whose translation is MESKRQVTVESSPLQDGAYSSLPRDSREGAGLNGHRPQVMDKDRFHDASERILGSINKVIDGKADAAKLALTVLLAQGHLLLEDVPGVGKTLLAKTLARTVDCTVSRIQFTPDLLPSDVTGVSIYNQSSRQFEFRPGAVFANIVIGDEINRASAKTQSALLECMEEHQVTVDGHSYQLGSPFMVVATQNPIEMEGTYPLPEAQRDRFMARISMGYPDKDAEIEMLETHQAASPLVKVTPVVTAGDVAAMIATVQQVHVSTAIKEYTVAIGRATRDSARLRLGASPRSLLQLLRAAKATAALDGRDFVLPDDVVDVAESVLAHRIILDRKAASSGDTPQTVLRGILASLPVAQEPPGAWRRDRHAV
- a CDS encoding TatD family hydrolase; this encodes MCDSLAPVPYRASQDAEEKPDPRREYPPAPEPLPVPVMDNHTHLDFRQGLLEVSVRDAMDSAEAVGVQGAVQVGCDLESSRFTVQAVEADPRLLGAVAIHPNDAPVYAGRGELESALSEIEDLAAHPRVRAIGETGLDFFRTHGEGLTHQRYSFRRHIDIAKRLGLTLQIHDRDAHDDVVQVLREEGAPERVVFHCFSGDEELARICNDNGWYMSFAGTMTFKNAGNLRSALAIAEPSRILVETDSPFLTPHPYRGRPNASYMVPYTVRSMAEVTENDLAELCSRLAENTLEAYGSWA
- a CDS encoding resuscitation-promoting factor, which produces MIKFFTTDGKFSFLKVGAQLLVVTALVVGVVAFVGNNKTVTLNVDGKVSSIQTFGGTVDEVVRAAKVELKDADRVSPALDARVDNGSVVNINLAKAVSIELDGARKTVNTTASDVAGLVSELGVASSSQVSQPKEAALEVTGSFVSISTPKTISVVADGKSTSTTTTAADVASVLKDAGITVGANDRLSQPGNAPVIQDMVIKVSRVDTSKTAEATEEVPFDSVKTESADLFKGEEKVTQAGVAGSLVKTFKLVLVDGREASRTLVSSNVATPPVAEKIAVGTKARPAAAPAAAAAAAPVASGPTGAPNEAMWDRIAQCESGGNWAINTGNGYYGGLQFSGPTWLANGGGAYAPTANLATKAQQIEIANRLYAKNGLSDWGCAHAA